From the Mangifera indica cultivar Alphonso chromosome 10, CATAS_Mindica_2.1, whole genome shotgun sequence genome, one window contains:
- the LOC123228160 gene encoding 60S ribosomal protein L35-like has translation MARIKVHELRQKSKEDLLNQLKELKAELALLRVAKVTGGAPNKLSKIKVVRLSIAQVLTVISQKQKAALREAYKKKRLLPLDLRPKKTRAIRRRLTKHQASLKTEREKKREMYFPMRKYAIKV, from the exons ATGG cTCGGATCAAGGTGCATGAGCTTAGGCAAAAATCAAAGGAAGACCTCTTGAACCAGTTGAAAGAGCTCAAGGCCGAGCTCGCCCTCCTCCGTGTTGCTAAGGTCACCGGTGGTGCTCCTAACAAGCTCTCCAAGAT CAAGGTAGTGAGGCTGTCAATTGCACAGGTTTTGACAGTTATTTCACAGAAGCAGAAGGCTGCATTGAGGGAGGCTTACAAGAAGAAGAGGCTTTTGCCTCTTGACCTGCGTCCCAAGAAGACCAGAGCTATCAGGAGAAGGCTGACAAAGCACCAG GCATCATTGAAGACAGAGAGGGAGAAGAAGCGGGAGATGTACTTCCCTATGAGAAAGTATGCCATTAAGGTATAA